A window of the Theileria parva strain Muguga chromosome 2, complete sequence, whole genome shotgun sequence genome harbors these coding sequences:
- the RPL23C gene encoding 60S ribosomal protein L23 produces MKRGRGGSGGNKLRVTLGLPVGALINCCDNSGGKNLYLIAVKGTGACLNRLPSASVGDMVLATVKKGRPDLRKKVLPAVIVRQRKAWRRREGYFIYFEDNAGVIVNPKGEMKGSAINGPVAKECAELWPKISAAAPSIV; encoded by the exons ATGAAGAGAG gtCGTGGTGGTTCTGGTGGAAATAAACTTAGAGTTACTTTGGGTTTGCCTGTTGGAGCCTTAATTAACTGTTGTGATAACAGTGGaggtaaaaatttatatctTATCGCTGTTAAG GGGACTGGAGCCTGTCTCAACAGACTTCCATCCGCTTCAGTTGGTGATATGGTACTAGCAACTGTAAAGAAGGGTAGGCCTGACCTTAGAAAGAAGGTTTTGCCGGCAGTTATTGTCCGTCAGAGAAAGGCTTGGAGACGTAGGGAAGGTTACTTCATTTACTTTGAGGATAATGCTGGTGTCATTGTCAACCCTAAGGGTGAGATGAAAGGCTCTGCTATTAACGGCCCCGTAGCTAAAGAATGCGCTGAACTCTGGCCTAAAATCTCAGCTGCCGCACCTTCAATcgtttaa
- the sed5 gene encoding SNARE domain protein, which translates to MVNSVDRTKFFMTQVNQNSNLNNTQAPKTFENLEFNTDADSIYKEIEKARAKLNELSQLAKKRSLYLDNTSSIERLTSEIKSILTYTTSSIDLFENRINSFKFRNEASKKHYTSIIFQLRNDIFNVTNTFKETLHQRAQIMQEQENRRKLYAINDMDAQTSGIGRKRFMLQQDLEAEQQLDLESGITAAPSTSVISNAREEAIANVQRAIGDLSQIFQKVTAYVTQQDEMINRIDFDTEVSLSNVRSAKNELLKYYRRISSNRGLIIKILILVTVLTCLYIMFVM; encoded by the exons ATGGTTAACTCTGTGGATAGgacaaaattttttatgaCCCAGGTTAACCAGAATTCTAACCTTAACAATACTCAAGCCCCAAAaacatttgaaaatttagaaTTCAACACTGATGCAGATTCCATTTATAAGGAAATTGAGAAGGCCCGAGCTAAGCTCAATGAACTATCGCAATTAGCAAAGAAACGTAGTCTTTATCTTGATAACACTTCCTCCATTGAGAGGCTAACTTCTGAAATTAAGtcaattttaacatataCCACAAGCTCTATAGATTTGTTTGAAAACAGGATCAACTCCTTCAAGTTTCGGAATGAAGCTTCCAAAAAACACTACACCAGTATTATTTTCCAGCTTCGAAATGACATCTTTAACGTCACCAATACTTTCAAGGAGACTCTGCATCAGAGAGCGCAAATTATGCAAGAGCAGGAAAATAGGCGTAAACTATACGCCATTAATGACATGGATGCTCAAACTTCAGGAATTGGTAGAAAACGATTCATGCTTCAACAAGATTTAGAAGCTGAACAACAACTCGATCTCGAAAG tgGGATAACGGCGGCACCTTCAACGTCGGTGATATCTAATGCTAGAGAGGAGGCGATAGCAAATGTACAGAGAGCGATTGGAGACCTGTCTCAGATATTTCAAAAGGTTACAGCATATGTAACTCAACAGGATGAAATGATTAATCGGATAGATTTTGACACTGAAGTGTCACTAAGTAATGTAAGATCAG CTAAAAATGAACTTTTAAAGTATTATCGGAGGATTTCATCTAACCGCGGACTCATTATAAAG ATTTTAATTCTCGTTACGGTTTTAACTTGCCTCTACATCATGTTTGTcatgtaa
- the Fra10ac1 gene encoding Folate-sensitive fragile site protein Fra10Ac1 family protein, with product MLPKKITDYDVLKKHYTFLNDENDKSWESNLVSNYHETLFKEFAVCDLSKYKSGDIALRWRSANEVVEGKCESICANVSCTETLNLSSYEVLFNYIEHKVKKQALVKVRVCPECSYKLNYKLKFKKTEPTKEESD from the exons atgtTACCTAAAAAGATTACAGATTATGACgttttaaaaaaacattatacatttttaaatgatgAG aATGATAAATCGTGGGAATCCAACCTAGTTTCGAATTATCATGAAACGTTATTCAAAGAATTTGCAGTTTGTGATCTTTCCAAATATAAATCCGGCGAT ATAGCTTTAAGGTGGAGATCAGCGAATGAAGTAGTTGAAGGCAAATGTGAGAGTATATGTGCAAATGTATCATGTACTGAAACCTTAAATCTATCCAGTTACGAAGTactatttaactatattgAACATAAAGTTAAGAAGCAG GCTTTAGTTAAAGTTCGAGTATGCCCGGAATGTTCttataaacttaattaCAAGTTAAAGTTCAAAAAAACAGAACCTACCAAgg AGGAATCGGACTGA
- a CDS encoding LCCL domain protein: MGLYYIKIILILIFVKKIRCRNANEFYTFKDSKATSVFIAPNNDFEKHGPNRAFQIGSSYWSSQGHHSDTDFVSWTGELYEKATISQVNVYWEYAPKEVEISFSLTGDDFNVVMPFRPTFENKRSYKENFKLEMPYETKFVRLTLRGAINTYFGIRHIHLVGYGTPLFMIKSGISSKEGEMCLQVEEGSEENQPRVVLDLCVNAIAASDGRELWRQNSRMQIVSAVSYPKMCLTTVESTKVGPVIIDNCNDDSCTWEFMGNSQLSVKNGNELCLTQKDENGTVAGMGNLVEKYKSELKVTSTGSSENHEEKYAVDLDKKTYWASLIFPDDGYHVTSLTLDFDKMVHASRVLIDWEYQPLSYTIEASSDKITFKEISRNLSNPFHTTTDSFPGTDFKQLRIIMMKPHYLYGKVSGGYVYGIRDLSVLTNNLVTVVGDCRAAANSADARDKYFVSYVSTFEPLLSKKIRGMESDLNSVISEVSNELSHLKESLEESSNCMDEKKDYDNQLNSYSKKSQDLWKLFNSSTITKCDPYTLELSVIGENKNNPAEDCFNIYNLNPNVKSGFYWIQPPCSKAPLRVYCDMDSHTSMYIWNGKDNSISVQPLNNIRTPTSLRFQCASYGLEPLVIKSRRQIDHLKNAMKLIPLTNKLDSYLPLAYKFGSESKFKDFMNIFSFISFSHDKSDVTSSNPAGENSNSDGFSESTELNDLHVNAVGISMSTEELERFDLETSEISGIVCSTNVTDEITAPLELDCSDSLGRSKKIFGSLNTSVIVRCDEDCSQKDNLFIYGTNGLYSDHSSICLAAIHAGIISSHGSFVVSIENGRKYYDGDKQNGIQSYFYNKTWHGLKDIIHENEPNGDSKDNFEHNGPDRKYSIRILPREKRCPIIETKGSFLQLTNENTSNSVDKVNTDNTNTSNNINTGNNTNNNTVDNTNTSNTGDSTNEVGEMSGDKVYDPNTVKYANKVIEIMDSLYGVDNKTVTNVVEQISLVVSQAKKHLRALEPIHNKQNDTITSLFDNGGSLTSRVNSYYDTLDSSRMLYSNLLTDEKNKTVDVSSDFELDYHKMPFSKTFTVHDSSMASGKSNWGYSNSPVEGHESYVAQSGDLDSELISEGSFAFLNHFKYFDFEISLDVLATNEGSIGLAFRVHDQFNFYLFVMSYFNSNKQLIKVEDGVPHVLATNPDEGYNKMQWYNVKIKCTHYYTEVHCDNRLIFRVIDTSFLYGSFGLYSSGANSSFYFDKLSIKAKNVQILESPLRLERLKHIKCCNFSETYSGTFQENYNIINPKYSTNTDWSFEKLFNGEHKVIHQLKSCYDPHDIGSLAILKNDRYCTGGYFRFRVLPQCESGTVGAVVHYLDEKNMCLVELNSKEFRIRQFSSGVAKVLATEEASISISKWNVIEIELTDTEIKARAKTNVAHNFILKSLLPSYDFKVSATIEPNKGHSLGLKSSACGSCYFDSVQISHSEPKELNTSFMESSVSSSWVPCLASNLLERRRLCSLMTRNNPNECMNDFCNQCCSHHTRLLGDHVTLKCTKKCDKNNLLFKLNSDKFATYLSACTSFQGPAFNHCNLDANCLFHSCKLCCNSGYYNQFDDKRKLIESTYCENKCKIPLLYR; encoded by the exons atgggattgtattatattaagataattttaattttaatatttgttaaaaaaatcaGGTGCAGAAATGCAAAtgaattttacacattcaaGGACTCTAAAGCCACGTCAGTTTTTATCGCACCAAACAATGATTTTGAAAAACACGGGCCGAATAGAGCCTTTCAAATAGGCTCTTCATATTGGTCAAGTCAAGGTCATCATAGTGACACTGATTTTG TGTCATGGACGGGAGAGTTATATGAGAAGGCTACAATATCGCAAGTTAATGTATACTGGGAATACGCCCCAAAG GAGGTTGAAATTTCATTTTCACTAACTGGAGATGATTTCAATGTCGTCATGCCATTCAGACCAACTTTTGAAAATAAAC gctCTTATAAGGAGAATTTTAAGTTGGAAATGCCATATGAGACTAAATTTGTTCGTCTAACATTGAGAGGAGCAATTAATACATACTTCGGAATAAGGCATATACACTTGGTAGGATATGGAACACCGTTGTTTATGATAAAGTCTGGGATCTCCTCTAAGGAAGGTGAAATGTGTCTTCAAGTTGAAGAAGGAAGTGAAGAAAATCAACCGAGAGTCGTTTTAGATCTCTGCGTTAACGCAATCGCAGCTTCAGACGGAAGA GAATTGTGGAGACAGAATTCAAGAATGCAAATTGTGAGTGCAGTTTCATACCCAAAAATGTGCTTAACTACTGTTGAATCCACTAAAG TTGGTCCTGTGATAATTGATAATTGTAATGATGACTCGTGTACTTGGGAGTTTATGGGAAACTCACAGTTATCAGTTAAGAATGGGAATGAGTTATGTTTGACACAGAAGGATGAAAATGGTACTGTGGCAGGGATGGGAAACCTGGTAGAGAAATATAAATCAGAGTTAAAAGTGACATCTACTGGAAGTAGTGAAAACCATGAAGAAAAGTACGCAGTAGACCTTGATAAGAAGACGTACTGGGCATCTTTAATATTCCCGGATGATGGATATCACGTTACAAGTTTAACACTTGACTTTG ataaGATGGTACATGCCTCAAGAGTATTAATAGACTGGGAATACCAGCCTCTAAGTTACACAATAGAGGCGAGTTCGGacaaaataacatttaaaGAGATTTCAAGGAATCTGTCAAACCCATTTCACACTACTACAGACTCGTTTCCCGGTACAGATTTCAAGCAGTTGAGGATCATAATGATGAAGCCTCATTACTTGTACGGTAAGGTTTCTGGTGGATATGTTTACGGGATAAGAGATTTGTCAGTTTTgactaataatttagtaacGGTTGTTGGTGATTGCAGAGCGGCTGCAAACAGCGCAGACGCCAGGGATAAGTATTTTGTATCCTACGTCAGCACATTTGAGCCATTACTTTCTAAGAAGATCAGAGGTATGGAATCTGATCTAAACAGCGTAATTTCTGAAGTATCAAATGAACTAAGTCATTTGAAAGAGTCATTAGAAGAGTCGTCAAATTGTATGGATGAGAAGAAGGATTATGATAATCAGCTAAATTCATACTCTAAAAAGAGTCAAGATTTATGGAAACTGTTTAATTCGTCAACAATCACAAAGTGTGACCCTTACACACTTGAATTATCCGTGATTggagaaaataaaaataacccTGCGGAAGACtgttttaatatatataatttgaaCCCAAATGTAAAATCAGGTTTTTACTGGATCCAACCACCATGTTCCAAAGCTCCGTTAAGAGTTTACTGTGACATGGATTCTCACACTTCAATGTACATTTGGAATGGAAAAGATAATTCAATATCAGTTCAGCCTTTGAATAATATAAGAACACCAACTTCACTCAGGTTTCAATGTGCTTCTTATGGCCTTGAACCGCTTGTAATTAAGTCGAGGCGTCAAATTGATCACCTGAAAAACGCTATGAAACTCATCCCACTCACTAATAAACTCGATTCATACCTTCCATTGGCATATAAATTTGGCTCAGAATCGAAATTTAAGGATTTTATGAATATATTTTCATTCATCTCTTTCTCACATGATAAATCTGATGTGACAAGTTCCAATCCCGCTGGTGAAAATTCCAATTCTGATGGATTTAGTGAGTCCACAGAGTTGAATGACTTACATGTGAATGCAGTTGGAATATCAATGTCAACAGAGGAGCTTGAAAGGTTTGACCTGGAGACTTCTGAAATTTCAGGAATTGTTTGTTCAACTAATGTTACAGATGAGATTACAGCGCCTTTAGAGTTGGACTGTTCAGACTCGTTGGGGAGgtctaaaaaaatattcGGGTCTCTGAACACAAGTGTGATTGTCCGTTGTGACGAAGACTGTTCTCAGAaggataatttatttatttatggTACAAATGGACTGTACAGCGATCATAGTTCAATTTGTCTTGCCGCAATACATGCTGGAATCATTAGTTCCCATGGCAGTTTTGTAGTTTCCATTGAAAACGGTAGAAAATACTATGATGGAGATAAACAGAATGGGATCCAGAGTTacttttataataaaacgTGGCATGGGCTTAAGGATATAATTCATGAAAATGAACCAAATGGTGATAGtaaagataattttgaacATAACGGTCCTGATAGGAAGTATAGTATCAGGATCTTACCACGTGAAAAACGATGCCCAATCATTGAAACCAAAGGCTCATTCCTACAACTCACCAATGAAAATACTAGTAACTCTGTTGATAAGGTTAATACagataatactaatactagtaataatattaacactgGTAacaatactaataataatactgttgataatactaatactagTAACACTGGTGATAGTACAAATGAGGTGGGTGAGATGAGTGGTGATAAAGTTTATGATCCTAATACGGTAAAATATGCGAATAAAGTAATTGAGATAATGGACTCGTTATACGGAGTTGATAATAAAACTGTGACAAACGTAGTTGAACAGATTTCTTTAGTTGTTTCACAAGCAAAGAAACATCTCAGAGCACTCGAACCAATACACAATAAACAAAATGATACCATTACATCATT ATTTGATAATGGAGGATCACTGACATCTAGAGTGAATTCATATTATGATACACTGGACTCAAGTAGGATGTTGTATTCAAATCTATTGACTGATGAGAAGAATAAGACAGTAGATGTTTCATCAGACTTTGAGTTGGATTATCATAAAATGCCGTTTTCTAAGACATTTACAGTCCATGACAGTTCAATGGCAAGTGGTAAGAGTAATTGGGGTTATTCAAACTCACCAGTTGAAGGTCATGAGTCATATGTTGCTCAGTCTGGTGATTTAGATTCTGAGTTAATTTCTGAAGGTTCATTTGCATTTCTGAATcattttaagtattttgATTTTGAAATTTCACTTGACGTTTTGGCTACAAATGAAGGATCAATAGGGTTAGCCTTTAGAGTTCATGACCAGTTTAACTTTTACCTCTTTGTCAtgagttattttaattcaaaCAAACAACTCATTAAGGTTGAAGATGGAGTTCCACACGTACTAGCAACAAATCCTGATGAAggatataataaaatgcaATGGTACAATGTGAAAATTAAGTGCACTCATTATTACACTGAAGTTCATTGTGATAATCGACTCATATTCAG GGTGATTGATACTAGTTTCTTGTATGGTTCTTTTGGGCTTTATTCTTCAGGTGCAAATAGTTCATTTTACTTTGATAAGTTGTCAATTAAGGCTAAGAATGTACAAATTTTAGAGTCACCACTTAGGCTTGAAAGACTAAAACATATTAAATGTTGTAACTTCTCAGAAACTTACTCGGGCACTTTTCAAGAAAattataacattattaatccCAAATATTCAACTAATACCGATTGGTCATTCgag AAACTGTTTAATGGTGAGCATAAAGTGATACATCAACTGAAGTCTTGTTATGATCCACATGATATTGGTTCTTTAGCaatattgaaaaatgaTCGCTACT GCACTGGTGGGTATTTCAGGTTTAGGGTGCTACCACAATGTGAATCTGGTACTGTGGGTGCAGTTGTTCATTATCTGGATGAAAAGAACATGTGTCTGGTTGAGCTTAACTCTAAGGAGTTTAGAATAAGGCAATTTTCATCCGGGGTAGCGAAGGTACTTGCTACTGAAGAGGCGTCAATTTCCATTTCTAAGTGGAATGTAATTGAAATTGAACTCACAGACACAGAAATCAAGGCTAGAGCAAAGACTAATGTGGcccataattttattttaaagtcACTTTTGCCATCGTATGACTTTAAAGTTTCAGCCACTATTGAGCCCAATAAAGGTCATTCTCTGGGCCTTAAATCCTCAGCTTGTGGTTCTTGTTACTTTGATAGTGTTCAAATATCACATTCAGAGCCTAAGGAGTTGAATACAAGTTTTATGGAAAGTTCAGTCTCCAGCTCCTGGGTACCTTGTCTGGCCTCTAATCTTCTTGAACGTAGAAGATTGTGTAGTTTAATGACCAGAAATAATCCTAACGAGTGCATGAACGACTTTTGTAATCAGTGTTGTAGTCATCACACAAGACTTTTAGGTGATCATGTAACTCTAAAGTGTACCAAGAAGTGTGACAAGAACAATTTACTATTCAAGTTAAACTCTGACAAATTCGCCACTTACTTAAGTGCATGCACTTCATTTCAAGGCCCAGCATTCAATCATTGCAATTTG GACGCGAATTGTCTATTTCACTCTTGTAAGCTTTGCTGTAACTCTGGTTACTATAATCAATTTGATGATAAACGTAAACTCATAGAATCAACGTACTGTGAAAacaagtgtaaaatacccCTACTCTATCGCTAA